A genome region from Physeter macrocephalus isolate SW-GA chromosome 4, ASM283717v5, whole genome shotgun sequence includes the following:
- the SLAMF9 gene encoding LOW QUALITY PROTEIN: SLAM family member 9 (The sequence of the model RefSeq protein was modified relative to this genomic sequence to represent the inferred CDS: inserted 1 base in 1 codon; deleted 3 bases in 2 codons; substituted 2 bases at 2 genomic stop codons): MGALPWLLLLLLFQEGSRRGLWRWCGSEEVVAVLQESIRLPXEIPLDEEVENIIWPSHIRLATVMPGEEGHPATIMVTNPHYEGXVSFLEPTYYLHISNLSWENSGPYQAQVNLRTSQISTMQHYNLHVYRWLSQPHMTVNFEISGEEGSNMSLTXSVGKAGLDVTYSWISWEDGADTAHEGSVLSTSWRPGEKAVSYTCRANNPISDISSRLIPAGPFCADTGYPSEKSSTSFCLLAKALLILLLFVILAVGIWLIRVQTRGKMPRMKKLRRNRMRLRKKGKPGPSLA; the protein is encoded by the exons ATGGGAGCCCTTCCATGGCTGCTCCTCCTCTTGCTGTTCCAGGAAG gcaGCCGAAGGGGACTCTGGAGATGGTGTGGATCC GAGGAAGTGGTTGCGGTCCTTCAGGAGTCCATCCGCCTCC CGGAAATACCATTGGATGAAGAGGTTGAGAACATCATCTGGCCCTCCCATATAAGGCTTGCCACTGTGATGCCAGGGGAAGAGGGACATCCGGCTACCATCATGGTGACCAACCCTCACTATGAGGGCTGAGTGAGCTTCCTGGAGCCCACCTACTACCTGCACATTAGCAATCTGAGCTGGGAGAACTCGGGGCCTTACCAAGCTCAAGTCAACCTGAGGACGTCCCAGATCTCCACCATGCAGCACTACAATCTTCATGTGTACC GATGGCTGTCACAGCCTCACATGACTGTGAACTTTGAGATCTCTGGGGAAGAAGGT TCTAATATGTCCTTGACATGATCCGTAGGGAAGGCAGGCCTGGACGTGACCTACTCCTGGATATCCTGGGAGGACGGCGCTGACACGGCCCACGAAGGCTCTGTCCTCAGCACGTCCTGGAGGCCCGGGGAAAAGGCCGTCTCCTACACATGCAGGGCAAACAACCCCATCAGCGACATCAGTTCTCGTCTCATCCCTGCTGGGCCCTTCTGCGCAG ATACTGGCTACCCTTCGGAGAAGTCCTCCACTTCCTTCTGTCTCCTGGCCAAGGCATTGCTCATCCTCTTGCTTTTTGTAATTCTTGCTGTGGGGATCTGGCTCATCCGAGTCCAGACAAGAGGCAAAATGCCAAGAATGAAGAAACTCAGGAGAAACAGAATGAGACTGAGAAAGAAGGGGAAGCCTGGCCCCAGCCTGGCCTGA